The following are from one region of the Baumannia cicadellinicola str. Hc (Homalodisca coagulata) genome:
- the ndk gene encoding nucleoside-diphosphate kinase, whose translation MTIERTLSIIKPNAIKNNALGTIIHRFISANFNIIGMKMLHLTKAQAKGFYTEHQHKSFFNDLINFMISGPIVVLVLESPDAIRRNRDIIGATNPVDAIAGTLRADYADSLIENAVHGSDSLTAAMREINYFFLAGEVYGSMYQ comes from the coding sequence ATGACTATCGAACGTACACTGTCTATTATTAAACCTAATGCTATTAAGAATAATGCATTAGGTACGATAATTCATCGTTTTATAAGTGCTAACTTTAATATCATAGGCATGAAAATGCTACATCTTACTAAAGCTCAGGCTAAAGGTTTTTATACTGAGCATCAACATAAATCGTTCTTTAATGATTTAATTAATTTTATGATTTCTGGTCCTATTGTAGTATTAGTACTAGAAAGTCCAGATGCTATACGTCGGAATCGCGATATAATAGGAGCTACTAATCCAGTAGATGCCATAGCTGGAACTTTACGAGCCGACTATGCTGATAGCTTGATAGAAAATGCAGTACATGGTTCTGATTCATTAACAGCTGCTATGAGGGAAATAAATTATTTCTTCTTAGCAGGTGAGGTTTACGGAAGTATGTATCAATAA
- the ispG gene encoding flavodoxin-dependent (E)-4-hydroxy-3-methylbut-2-enyl-diphosphate synthase: MQNLVSNRRKSKRIYVGNVPIGDGAPIAVQSMTNTQTTNVIATVNQIKALERLGADIVRVSVPTLHAAEQFKLIKEQVDVPLVADIHFDYRIALKVAKYGVNCLRINPGNIGNKKRIRSVVDCARDHHIPIRIGINAGSLEKDLQNKYSKPTPEVLLESALRQIDILDRLNFDQFKVSVKASDVLLAVRSYRLLASQIDQPLHIGITEAGGARSGAVKSAIGIGLLLSEGIGDTLRVSLASDPIEEVKVAFDILKSLRIRTRGINFIACPTCSRQEFDVIGTVKELEQRLEDIVTPMDISIIGCIVNGLGEALMSNIGVTGGPRNSSFYEDGIRQHHRFDNKFIIDQLEARIRAKAMMLEENNKITVINLPKK; the protein is encoded by the coding sequence ATGCAGAATTTAGTTTCTAATCGTCGTAAATCCAAACGTATTTATGTTGGCAATGTACCAATAGGTGATGGTGCACCTATTGCGGTGCAATCTATGACTAATACTCAAACTACTAACGTTATTGCTACAGTTAATCAGATTAAAGCTTTAGAGCGTCTGGGCGCCGATATTGTGCGTGTATCTGTACCTACTTTACATGCAGCTGAACAATTTAAACTTATCAAAGAACAAGTTGATGTTCCTTTAGTTGCTGATATTCATTTTGATTATCGTATCGCATTAAAAGTAGCTAAGTATGGTGTAAATTGTCTACGTATTAATCCTGGAAATATTGGTAATAAGAAACGCATTAGATCAGTGGTTGATTGTGCTCGTGATCATCATATCCCTATTAGGATTGGAATTAATGCCGGTTCTTTAGAAAAAGATTTACAAAATAAATATAGTAAACCTACTCCTGAAGTATTATTAGAATCAGCTTTACGTCAGATAGATATTCTAGATAGGCTAAATTTTGATCAATTCAAAGTTAGTGTAAAAGCTTCTGATGTATTATTAGCTGTTAGATCTTACCGTTTACTTGCATCACAAATTGATCAACCGTTACATATTGGTATTACTGAAGCTGGTGGTGCTCGTAGCGGTGCTGTTAAATCAGCTATAGGAATAGGTTTATTACTAAGCGAAGGTATCGGTGATACTTTACGTGTTTCTTTAGCTTCTGATCCAATAGAAGAAGTAAAAGTAGCATTTGATATCCTAAAATCCCTACGTATCCGTACACGAGGTATTAATTTTATAGCATGTCCTACCTGTTCTCGTCAGGAATTTGATGTAATTGGCACAGTCAAAGAATTAGAACAACGATTAGAAGATATTGTTACACCAATGGATATCTCTATTATCGGTTGTATAGTAAATGGTCTAGGTGAAGCACTAATGTCCAATATTGGTGTTACTGGTGGACCTCGTAACAGTAGTTTTTACGAAGATGGTATTCGACAACATCACCGCTTCGATAATAAATTTATTATTGATCAGCTTGAAGCTCGTATTCGAGCTAAAGCTATGATGCTGGAAGAGAACAATAAAATAACAGTAATTAATTTACCGAAAAAATAA
- the hisS gene encoding histidine--tRNA ligase produces MVKRIQSIRGMKDYLPKEMVFLQYLENLLKQVLVSYGYSEIRLPIVEQTLLFKRAIGEITDVVEKEMYSFEDLNGDHLTLRPEGTAGCVRAGIEHSLFHQKLEQRWWYIGPMFRHERPQKGRYRQFYQLGAEVFGQHGPDIDAELIMLTARWWKVLGISEYVTLELNSIGSVDTRNRYCKALVTFLVQHERYLNNIYRRSIYTNPMRILDTKNIQIQELLNDAPVIAEYLDDNAHKHFSSICKLLDLTGINYKINTRLVRGLDYYNYTVFEWTTKHLGSQGTICAGGRYDLLVEQLGGKATPAIGAAIGLDRLVLLVQRLKPSLSLITLPIDIYIVAVGDATQSRAMLLAEKIHDAIPSLRIVTNYGGGNFKKQFSRANKYSASLTLIIGENEIVTQQVTIKDLSTGKQKTLAQNEIIAYLYSFFFKKKD; encoded by the coding sequence ATGGTAAAAAGAATACAGTCAATTCGTGGCATGAAAGATTATTTGCCTAAAGAGATGGTATTCTTGCAATACCTTGAAAACTTATTAAAACAAGTACTAGTAAGTTATGGTTACAGTGAAATCCGCTTACCTATTGTCGAGCAAACTCTATTATTTAAACGTGCTATAGGTGAAATCACTGATGTTGTCGAAAAAGAAATGTATAGTTTTGAAGATCTTAATGGTGATCACTTAACATTACGTCCAGAAGGTACAGCCGGTTGTGTACGAGCAGGTATAGAACATAGTCTATTCCATCAAAAGTTAGAACAACGCTGGTGGTATATTGGCCCAATGTTTCGCCATGAACGACCGCAAAAAGGAAGGTACCGTCAGTTTTATCAGTTAGGTGCTGAAGTTTTTGGTCAACATGGTCCTGATATAGATGCTGAGCTAATCATGTTAACTGCCAGATGGTGGAAAGTATTAGGTATTAGCGAATATGTTACACTTGAATTAAATTCAATTGGATCTGTAGATACCCGCAATCGTTATTGTAAAGCATTAGTTACATTTTTAGTACAACATGAAAGGTATCTAAATAATATTTATCGACGTAGTATATATACTAATCCAATGCGGATTCTTGATACAAAAAATATACAAATCCAGGAATTACTAAATGATGCACCAGTTATAGCCGAATATCTTGACGATAATGCTCATAAACACTTTTCTAGTATATGTAAGCTATTAGATTTGACTGGAATTAACTATAAAATTAATACTCGTTTAGTCCGTGGTCTAGATTATTATAACTATACTGTATTTGAATGGACAACGAAACATTTAGGTTCTCAAGGAACAATTTGTGCAGGAGGTCGTTACGATCTTTTAGTAGAACAACTTGGTGGAAAAGCAACACCAGCTATTGGAGCTGCTATAGGACTTGATCGTTTAGTATTATTAGTACAAAGATTAAAACCTAGTTTATCTCTAATAACATTACCGATAGATATTTATATAGTAGCCGTTGGTGATGCTACACAAAGTAGAGCAATGCTTTTAGCTGAAAAAATACATGATGCTATACCATCATTACGTATAGTTACTAACTACGGAGGTGGTAATTTTAAGAAACAATTTAGCAGAGCTAATAAGTATAGTGCTAGTTTAACCTTAATTATTGGTGAAAACGAAATAGTTACACAGCAAGTAACTATAAAAGATCTATCAACTGGTAAACAGAAAACATTAGCACAGAATGAGATAATAGCATATCTTTATTCCTTCTTTTTTAAGAAGAAAGATTAA